The Klebsiella africana sequence GTAACCATACAGGCTCATCGCCCCGAACATCCCGCCGGTGACCACAAAGGTGCTGGCGATCGATGAGTAGGTATAGGCGATAAAAATGCTCGACAGCGTCAGTCCGGTCAGCGCCGAATAGAGCATAAACAGCGTGGTGGCCATCCCGGCGCTCAGCCGCTGCACCATTCCCGACAGCACAAACACCAGCGCCAGCTGGGCAATAATCAGCCCGAAGAAAGTGATTTTGCTCGAAAAAACGAACATCATCACCGCCGGAGTATTCGCTGCGAACCACGCGATAAACGCCGTCAGCAGCAGGCCGACCGTCATCCAGCCGTAGACTTGCGCCATGTAAGTCTGCAGGCCGGTACGGCCCTGCACTATTGAATCGGAACGCGGATATCTGTCCATGACTCTCTCCTGATTAACAAAGTTTCACC is a genomic window containing:
- a CDS encoding Bax inhibitor-1/YccA family protein; this encodes MDRYPRSDSIVQGRTGLQTYMAQVYGWMTVGLLLTAFIAWFAANTPAVMMFVFSSKITFFGLIIAQLALVFVLSGMVQRLSAGMATTLFMLYSALTGLTLSSIFIAYTYSSIASTFVVTGGMFGAMSLYGYTTKRDLSGFGSMLFMGLIGIVLASLVNLWLKSEALMWAVTYIGVVLFVGLTAYDTQKLKNIGEQIDTRDSANLRKYSILGALTLYLDFINLFLMLLRIMGNRR